The Plectropomus leopardus isolate mb chromosome 22, YSFRI_Pleo_2.0, whole genome shotgun sequence genome includes a window with the following:
- the washc3 gene encoding WASH complex subunit 3, with product MDEDGLPIVGSGVDLTKVPAIQQRRVVAYLNQFVVHTVRFLNRFSTVCEEKLSNISLRIQQIETTLCILEAKLSSIPGLEDVTVDGLSRQQPAQANGPTNTSQSQTDGPPAGTLPPSEPAQTAPDPATTPKAEAPAENVMTVAKDPRYARYLKMVQVGVPVMAIKNKMVLEGLDPNLLDTPDAPVPDGGARSTEDQDVAATSSDSESSFSD from the exons ATGGACGAGGACGGGCTGCCGATTGTGGGCTCTGGAGTCGATCTGACGAAG GTCCCTGCTATTCAACAAAGAAGAGTTGTTGCTTATCTCAATCAGTTTGTCGTGCACACAGTGCGGTTCCTTAACCGCTTTTCCACTGTTTGTGAAGAG AAACTTTCAAATATATCCCTCCGCATACAGCAGATTGAAACGACCCTGTGCATCCTAGAAGCCAAG CTGTCATCCATTCCCGGACTCGAGGACGTCACGGTAGATGGACTCAGTCGGCAACAACCAGCTCAGGCCAATGGACCCACGAACACCAGTCAGAGCCAAACAGATGGTCCACCAGCAGGGACCCTGCCTCCCTCAGAG CCCGCTCAGACTGCACCAGATCCTGCAACCACACCAAAAGCAGAAGCGCCTGCAGAGAACGTCATGACGGTGGCCAAGGACCCACGTTATGCCCGATACCTGAAAATGGTCCAAGTG GGAGTTCCAGTTATGGCGATTAAGAATAAAATGGTCCTGGAGGGTTTGGATCCTAACCTGCTTGA CACACCGGATGCCCCCGTGCCTGATGGAGGAGCGAGGAGCACGGAGGATCAGGATGTTGCTGCCACCAGCTCTGACAGCGAATCATCTTTCAGCGACTGA